TTCGTTGAATCTTTGGCCAAAGTACAATATAAGAATTGAAACAAGAATGTTTGCAATTGCATCCAAGTAAATCATATAACCTATTGATGTCATAAATCATATAACCTATTGATGTCATGTTAGGGATTTGACACGAGTTAACCATATCCTAACAACAACAAGACATAGAGTATTGCATTGTTCTCAAAATGAATTCTATTTAGCTTGGGTAGCCATGACAGACTGCTAGGTGTCACTCATGGTTTGTGGAAGCTCTGTAAGGACTAATTACAATTAGTTTTTGCCAATAGGAAGAATTGTATAGAGGGACACGATTTACATTCGGTTTAGAAGTAATCATTCTTCCCTACAGCCTCGCTAATAAGAACCTATAAGGTCGCACACCGAAAAGGTATGGATCGAGAattgaaaagagaataaatgattttgtagcttggtcaaagtcaaagtcaaagtcaaagtcaaGGTCAAAAGTCAAAGTTAAAGGTCAAACCATTGACCTGAGACTTGACGTGGTCAACACAAGGTTGACTAGGACCAATGCTAATTAGACAAGTTAGTGATGTAATTAGTTAAGtcattaaatcaattaaactaATTAGATTAgcttaatgaattaattaaagttatgGAACTTTAGTTTTGGTCCTATATGACTTAAatatttataggaaaatgGACCTAATAGACTTAGGCAAAGTGTGACACATTATAAGAATAATGTGATAGATCAAAGTAGCCCAAAAAGAATAAGGAAGAGGAGGGTGCGGTACATGGGGTCTCTAAGGGCACATGTGTGacaatatgtatatatataatcatagTTATAGCACAACACCTCCTTAGGGTTTCAAGTTTGGCATTTAGGAAGAGAGGAAAACATCAAACCTCTTCCTTAGTCTCCCTTGGTCGGCCACCATAGAGGAAGTAAAGGCTAGCACCCACATTCTCCTCTTGGTTCCTTATTCTCCTATTCTCATTCTACCTTAGTGAAGATACTCTGGAGAGGCATAACTTTATTGTGCCTATTTGGAGAATAAGATGGAGAATCAACAACTAAAGGACCATTCCCTCTACTTGAATACCATCATTGGATTCAAAATTCGCTCTAAGGGTAATTAAGCTCACTTCCTACATTCTCTTTAATATGTGATATTAGTGTCAAAGGTGCAAACTTTCATAGACCTATAAAGATTGGGACCTAAGTTGAGACTTGTATGAATCTCTAGCTATTTTCTTGCTTCcgttttatttgatttcatatttgatatgcATAGGCTAGATGATTTGTTCTCTCATATATTCACGGGGTTATAGAAATCCCTACACCTAATTTTCCCTTCACTATTGCAAGAAACCTACTGTTGAATTTGAACAAGAAGATGAGAGTGATGAACAATCTAGTTATGAGGGTATGTATgaggaggatgaggatgatgaagaggcTATAAATGTGAAGGATGAGGGTTATGAAAAGGCTATAAATGTAAAGGATGAGGGTGATGACATTGTTGTTAATGAGGCTaaagaaagatgaagaaatttttATCTGGGTATAGCACCTTCAATCCTCAAAATGGTGGTaagtaaattttgtttttggggttCAGAAACCCTTTTAtcgaaaaaaagaagaagagagagtatTGTAAATTGTGGTCCACTTGAGCTGCTTAGATTTCGATTTTAAAAGCATGTGGGGTTCACTTTGCCAAGTAGACTATGCTTAGCAATTGGCCACCGTGTGTGCTTGTACCATAATGACCTTGCCACGTCAGCATTTTTGACAGTGTTTTGGATGGCGTTAACAATGGGGGGTAAAGTGGAACACAAAACCACGATCAAGGGGGTTAAGTGAGTCACTTTAACTTTGGGGAGGAGTTAAAGTAAGATTTGACTGAAGTTTTAGGGGGTACAGTAAATacgctttttatttatttattttaattttaatttattattttctttaaggAACAAATATGACTAATTTAATTCGACCTCAACCCTCAATGAGAAATCTTTATGAGTGCGATGGTCATGTGGTTGTAGGAAAGTTAGGGTGAATTTTAGTAATTTTCCCTTTTCCTGGTTGAATTAGAGTTTGATGGCTAGCTTTTTGATTGAAGCTGTCAACTCAAAGTCCatatcaaagaagaaaagaaagaagttacgaatattttttaatagtaaATTGAGCTTAGACccataaaattattattattattttttttttttgaggtcctttcctattgaaaggggcgatagcatattaaactcacacacacaacacagatgctaggactcgaacccaggaccttgcctgagggagtaaatactccaaaccactacactagtgagtCCTTTGCccataaaatttattttaaatcacCTACAACCCAtccctttatttttctatttaaaatatccaattttttaaaataatattcgATGACTAGGATTCAACTAAGCAAGTTACCTAATATAACttaaaatatgatttattgtatttttcggattccaaaactacctttatttataagttaatgTGTTATGGAGGGTTGATGATGCAcgttgaatttggaaagatctccaaatggttgtaatggatgtaggaattaatttataaacttatttgaaattaaatattaaattcaacatTAATGTAGTAGTAATCTATAGGTTATTAACgttttggtttatttaataaaaaaaattatgttgttttccttttatgaattatacgactagtaatctattttattatagttttatgaataatagtgtacattctaattatgttgaaaaataatttgataatctatttattgtttgttttttgaaaaacatttttctctaaataatgtacctattttttttctctaataatgtatacctattaaaaaaatttacctagtataatgaacttattttttttttcttctaaataatgcacctatttttaatttataaaaaatgtgcataaatttcaattatacaacatatcgattttctacaaattattgtgtacctatttttaatttataaaaaatgtactgaaatttcaattacaaatttaattgacctagtttattttttatttttttggtaaataatatacctatatttttataggtatatattttatttttatttttcatatgtagattattggatatgtaatttacatatatatatatatatatatatatatatggtttgCAATTTGGGGGCCATGTGTTAGAGGGAatggcaaccaaaagaaatagaGTGATTGATATGCCATTAATAGGaagttttaattacaattatgaCAGTTAATGAAATACttggaataaattataaataaaatatgaagtctaATGGTAAACGATGTAAAAACATAGGAATACTATGACCTCTTATATCCTACTGGTCGTTTAAGTTTGAAATTGAGTTTTACACATAGATTTATAGAATGATGGATATATGTctagaaaatagaaattgtagGAACCTATATTGGATAAGCACTATTTCTAAAAATGGACTCCGCTTTTCACTGTGAACCGTAGCTTGGAAGTGGTTCCCCAAACTTCCCGCCATATCTCCCATCATCACTGGCAAATCCTCCATAGTTGCCTTAAGTATTTAAACACCCCCACCTTGAAGAATTATCCCAGGCCAAGCAAACCAAAAGGTATCCGATTAAACCCATTTTGATTCTCTTGTGGGTTCAATCTGTTTGGCTTGGGTTGGTCGCCTAGCTCCAAAGGCTAGCCCTCGAGTTAACCTTGGCCTCTCCCACCCGCCCAAGTACGTACCAGTTTGTTCCTCGCAAAGggaaccaaaaacaaaacacaaaaacaatggCAAAATTATTTAACTCATAtatccttctcttcttctttttcttatccTTTGCTGCAATTATTGCCAATGCCGAAAGTGATCAACCTCAACAATTAGATGAGTATTGGAAAAAACGAGCTGAGCAAGCCGAAAACTACACCATGGAATCTTACGAACCAAATCCTCAGAGAGTCACCGACGAGTTCAATGCTCAAGTTGGCGAGTAGGTCTTCTTCAtcaattaatttccttcatcaCAATATACATCGTTTCAATATGCATGCAAGTTTCTTTTACATTACATAAATTTTCGTATCAAATTTCGTGGCTTAAATTTTGCATGCATGCAGGCTTATAATGGGGAAAAACGAGACAAGAAGGAACTTGAAGGgccaaaagaaatatgttgGTCCATGCAAGGTAACCAACACAATTGACTCCTGCTGGAGGTGTGACCCTAACTGGGCCAACAACCGCATGAAGATCGTGGACTGTATCCAAGGCTTCGGTCGCAAGACCACCGGGGGTAAAGGCGGACCTATTTATGTCGTGACTGATCCCTCAGATGGCGACTTGGTAAACCCTAGACCGGGAACCCTGCGTCACGCCGTGATTCAAAAAGGGCCTCTTTGGATCACCTTTGCACGCAACATGGTGATTAGGCTGCAGCAAGAGCTGATGGTGGCCAGTGACAAGACCATTGATGGTAGGGGAGCCAATGTTAACATATTTGACGGTGCTGGCATTACCATCCAGTTTGTGAGGAATGTGATCATCACCAACCTTCACATCAAACAAATTAAGGCCAAAGAAGGTGGAATTATCAGAGACTCCGTCGACCATTTTGGTCAGAGGACCAAGAGTGATGGTGATGGCATCTCCATCTTCGGCTCCTCCAACATTTGGATTGACCACGTTTCCATGGAAAATTGCACAGATGGGCTCATAGACGCCATCATGGGTTCCACCGGTATCACCATCTCCAACTGCCACTTCACTAAGCACAATGAGGTACGTACAAACCCTAACTTATAACatacactctctctctctctctctctctctctctctctctatatatatatatatatatatatatatatatagtagaTGTGTGTTcgtggatatatatatattaaaattttgatatgCAGGTGCTGTTGTTCGGTGCCAGCAACAGCTACACTCAAGACAAGATGATGCAAATTACTGTGGCCTTCAACCACTTTGGTAAGGGTTTGGTGCAGAGGATGCCAAGGTGCCGGCACGGATTCTTCCACGTGGTGAACAACGACTACACCCACTGGCTCATGTATGCCATTGGTGGCAGCATGAACCCTACCATCATCAGCCAGGGTAACAGGTTCATTGCTGGTTTAAACTCCGCCACCAAAGAGGTAATTTTTCttgtataatatttgtacCATCTCAACTAATCAACCGCCTTATAAGgtcttaattatttttctaatagCGTTTGCCGcgtgtattaaaaaaatggtaGCCTAGATGGTCAGACGAGATAGTTAGTTACTGATTGGTTGTGACTAAATATATGATTAGGTGACGAAGAGGGAGTATACGGCAGAAGCGGAGTGGAAGAATTGGCTTTGGAAATCTGAGGGAGATTTGTTTATGAATGGAGCATTCTTTGTTGAATCTGGGAGCCCAGCCAATTTGCGCGCAGACAAGCTTGATATGATTCCCTTCAAGCCCGGTACCTACGTCACAAAAATGACTAAGTTTGCCGGCGCTCTTGACTGCTTTGTGGGCAAACCATGTTAGACAGAGCGCTTTAATTTTTCCTGTTGTACATTCCTGCATGCAAACGGAGGATGAGAAAGAAGCCTACTCTTCCGTCTTCAccaacagaagaaaaagaggagtTGTATTCTATTATACAAAACgttactctcttttttttttcttctttttttttggtttgtttgggAAACACTTACCCGcatatttccttttcttaattaaattagaATGTATCTTCAGAACTACAAAATAAGAACACGTACGTgctattttttgaaatttaaataatttcagcTTAACCGCATGACAAGTGTTTTAAAATAGCATCTGGAATGATCGCACTGTCCAAAACTACTTCTTAACTAAAGGAGAGTGCCAGGATTGCGTGAATGAAGGTGCAGAGTCAGCTAGCATATAAGTATTACCCGACTATCAATCTTTACCCCCAACCAATTATTATGCATCCTTTCTTGTCTAAtttttactattattattcatTACTTTTACAAAGAGTCTAGTTACATTAATCgtaacaagaagaagaattcaCTACATAGTcaacaataataaatttaaatatatatatatattttaatataagtgATGGTCTAAActattctaaattaatctaatttctAGAAGAGGACTCGAACTTTGGTGCAAGCGGATGGGTTCACTGCCGTGGCCAATTGAACCCACGTATGCAATTCTAATCAATTATTTGTTTGCACGTTAATCAACATTAATAGTAAGGTGCAATACATACTAGACACTACTGCTGTTCGTGCAAATTTCCTCCCTTAGAATATTTGGAGAAGATCCTTGCGTCTCTTGAATGAACTCTTTTAAGAaccctacaaaatcaatggtgGTCAGTTGGGGAACACCGGTGTGGTGTTGGTCAAGAGCCCACTACTAGAAAAACGGCCATTACCCATTGATTATCtagattaaaaaaacataaaagtagcttttgaattttgtttagaAACTAAGGCCCGTTTGGTAACATTTTAAggggttgttttcattttcagagaacaaaaatgagGCAAAAACACGTTCGGTGgcccaaaaacagaaaacattgagaatgtttttataaaatgaaaacaagttcATGTGTACTtgtaaaaaatagaaaacaagttgttttcattctcGTGGGAAACGTTTTCATAAAAAcaactcacatattattatttcaaattgtattAGTAGACACGTTttcgttgtttttattttctgaagaagttttctaattaatctacCAGACACATTTTATTtcctgaaaatgcaaattcgttttcttgttttcattttctgaaaatattctaaaaaAACATTCTCCGAAAACGTTACCAAACGGGCCCTAATTCTCCCACCATACCTATTAAAAGTATTTGGGATAGACACTAGAAATAAAgtgattttcattttcttcctttcataTTTGGCCCTTTTATCAGAATCAATTTGTCAAACAAACTCGGCTCTACTCACAAATCAGCCAAACAAGCTTGGCTGGATCcccttttttgtttgcaaagTGGCTTGCCTCCCCTTCACTCAGCCGCCTTGGCGTTTTGCCTTCAATTGGATACTGACTTGATTTTCTAGTCTCTTCCATTTATTAACTTTTTTCCTACAAAAACTAATGTTTAATAGTGAAACACCATAATTAGAACTATGAAAAACCTTATTGGCGGCATAAGTACTATTTCCTGCTGatttcaaaatacaaaatttcaaataggCGGGAGAATGTCTCTATAAACTAGAGAACCTTTAGTTTGGTATGTACAAACAGATCTCGATTCTTTGCATTTAGGTTTTGTGCATTTACTCATATTTAGTTTCATCTCAACAATTACAACAATTACCCGTATAGCCACATGCCTTAATTTTAGTtgatcttttttatatattatcaAAACTGATGGCTAACTCCGTTACCTTACCACTTTTACCAGTACTTTGGCTCCCAATCCATCACCACACAACTGCATTcgttcttttttaattttctgagAAGTTTAATTCAATGAATTTGTGAGCTCGGAGCATCATATGTCTGAATAAAATTTAGTGTCGTTGGCTTTGTTTACTGGAAGTTGGGGGTTGGATTCAATCAATTCTAATTTAATCCCAACTTCCCCAtctgttttccaaattattttgtagcagattttgtgtttttaaaaaaaattcagatttgagTGTCCCACCTCCATTAGCTTGTTGGGTTTAAGCAttgtctctttctttctcctttttgtCATTGTTGAAGGTTTCTGGTCAttttcgacccaaaaaaaagagagttatGGGCACATGTGGAAACTAGAATACGAGGGTTGTGCAATGGATTAATCAATTGCCTCTTTTCCTGCCATTAGAACATAGTTAGTAGTCCATGTTTTCCTGTAAGTCGGAGGaataaaaagcaaagaaaccagcaacaattgaaaaagaagacGACAAGCAGAAAAACATTAACATCGTAAATAACATTAAAGTTAAGATAGCTGATGTGGCTTGTGTTGGAAAGTAATCAATACCTGATTTTACGGGAACTAGAATAGGAAAATCTTCTTTGTAATTGTTTTACTTTTCCTAAAATTGATGTACAATTCTTTTTCTAGTTAGAGCCATTCCAGCGGAAGGGCCCAGCCCGAGgcgaggggaaaaaaaaaaaaaaaatttcgttcCACCGCCTAGCCCAAGCCCGGGGGGGTGTGGGACCtaccaactcgggccagcccgaaggcgaGACGAGCCCGAGCTCCAGCCCGCGGtcgctgacgtcagctagcgcgtttcaaaattttttaccgttggcgcgcacgtgcaatgcacgcgccaacggtaaaaaaatttgaaccagcgCGCGTTGACGTCAGCGCGACGCCAGCTCCAAAGGGAAGTAGCCACGTGTCGCCTCCCCAGCCCTCCGATCAGCATCTCCGAATCCATCCTAcggctgaggcttttttgggcaataaaaaaatgaaaaaaaatcgtaaattttttaaaaattctaaaaaattctgattttttttttttcttctataaatacctatcaatacccttcactttcaacaccaatcctcatacatttcattatacttctactattattcactctttactcaacattttcctctttttcatctagtattttgatttcatatttttatggcttcttctatcgaaaccggaggggcttggagcaccatggaagatgtttccttgtgtgaggcttggctccaaatttgtcattgtcccgtgtccagcaatgagatgaaattttttcatatgtggaaaaaaattcatgccgaattttgtgaaaaaattccggggtctactcgtacggagatgacattatccagtaggtgaaaaattctcaataaagagttgggaaaatggagagatgccctagcaaaagcgatggacaactatagaagcggggaaaatcgtactaacgaggtaagtattttataatttttgttttattaagtttaatatcctaatatatatattttgttaatattgcttgcattttcaatatttttgttaatatttcttgcattttaaatattttgttcatatttcttgcattatcaatattttgttaatatttcttgcaatttaaatattttgttaatatttcttgcattttcaatattttgttaatatttcttgcattttcaatatgttgttaatatttcttgcatttccaattgtttcttaattttcttgcacttctaatttatttgtaaggttaattgcatttccattattattttttttgttacttgcatatccaatatattttaaatatttattgcatttccattttttttgttaaatagatgattcaagcacaaatgtggttcggtgcaaccgggggtggcaaaaaaagtttcaaccatcatgaatgttgggaggtggtgaaatattgcaaacgcttcataattattccgacgggtccggaccgttgtgttaaacgagacgccactccgtgattcaatgacatcggattcacctctcgattctcctatgagtcaagactcacccatcgaaaaggagccgaggcccattggccgaaaggccgcgaaggcaaagaaagcgggtaattcaagcaataataattcacaatttttggaggaaattgcaaggcaaaacgacataagaatagaaatggagcaaaaacgccaagataacgagttggcccttcaagctgagtatgcacgagaaagggagtatttgcacaaaaaagatatggacaagacggatcgggaaaccatggcgatggatacaagtcatatgtcccctgaaacaaaacaattttggaagctagaacgaagggatgttatgagaagaagactttttcgggatgatgggcctagcaacacggattggttaaatgatggaaaccattaaattagttagcataccttttatgtatttgtatttttcatgttttctattaaagttgttgtaattcatgtattttattttagtagtagtaattcgtaatgacttgtattacatttcgttatttaataaacaaagcattcaataaattacctttttattcaacatattccatacttcaaacaaaacataaaaaaaaataaaaataaagtacaaacaaggcacaataataataaccaaccacaaccaaaccataataaataaaaatacaacacaacctaaccataactaaataaaacataaccaaagcatctatgctccatcattcatcttcattgcctttcaccgcccatagatgctccatcaagtgaacttgacgcatttcatgaatatacgaagattgcatctctgtatatcgatctatcattcgggtcatcaaatgaccatccctcaccaacggttccggctcaaacggttctccacttggccccatgggcctttcataaatccgtgtcaaggccgtgttcattggatccggttcgtagacctctaaagcatcataatcgtactcatcctccacaatcatattatggaggatgatgcaagtcatcataatgcttctgaggatctcctcatcaaacatacgggccgcacctcgaataatcaaccaccgagcttgaaggatgccaaaacacctttcgacatctttcctgtatccctcttgataggtagcaaataatttttgcttctgggatcggggatttggaatggatttgacaaaagtggtccacctcgggtagatgccgtcagctagataataccccgtctggtatactgtattgttgacttgataggtgacattggggccctggcctctcaatacatcgttgaagaccggggattgacccagcacgttgaggtcattttgggatcctgcaactccaaagaaggcatgccaaacccatgtgtcgaagccagcaacggcttcaaggatgatacttttttggccttttctatttccataatcaccttgccaggcagttgggcaattcttccattgccagtgcatgcagtcgatgctaccaatcattcctggaaatcctcgagcttcggctttttgtagaagccgttggaggtccctgggagtaggtctacgcaggtagtccctagtgtccagagtttcaacagcttgacaaaatcttaccaaagcctccaacgtagtggacttccccatccgggcaatctcatccacctgataagcagatgctccatacgccaacattcgtataacagctgtaagcttttgctccggaagaagccccaaaactctagtagcatcacacttttgaacaaagtatgcatcataattgcaaatatcatgcatgactttattgaacaaatgaggttgcattctaaatcgccttcaaaaatcaacatcagagtacaaagaagttgggataaaataatcttccaaaagattcttaccccgagaatgcctatgtctttccacattccggcggcggccgacttgtgaaccacggcggcgaccttggttctcttcatcttgcaaagccactgctatgagaacttgttcatcgacttgtctctgcaactcattgatttcatctgctctacggtttctctcatttgtttctcgctcttgcctctccaagcatctcctaaattcttccattgagaatgaatgaagtatgaattctaaactctgagaaatgaaaatatagaaagatgtggtgtgagaggtatgagctgagcctctggttttatagaaaattttggcaagatagacatgccacgtggcttgattttattggatgaaaatcttatctgaaatttgaaattcatc
The window above is part of the Prunus dulcis chromosome 1, ALMONDv2, whole genome shotgun sequence genome. Proteins encoded here:
- the LOC117616200 gene encoding pectate lyase-like; translated protein: MAKLFNSYILLFFFFLSFAAIIANAESDQPQQLDEYWKKRAEQAENYTMESYEPNPQRVTDEFNAQVGELIMGKNETRRNLKGQKKYVGPCKVTNTIDSCWRCDPNWANNRMKIVDCIQGFGRKTTGGKGGPIYVVTDPSDGDLVNPRPGTLRHAVIQKGPLWITFARNMVIRLQQELMVASDKTIDGRGANVNIFDGAGITIQFVRNVIITNLHIKQIKAKEGGIIRDSVDHFGQRTKSDGDGISIFGSSNIWIDHVSMENCTDGLIDAIMGSTGITISNCHFTKHNEVLLFGASNSYTQDKMMQITVAFNHFGKGLVQRMPRCRHGFFHVVNNDYTHWLMYAIGGSMNPTIISQGNRFIAGLNSATKEVTKREYTAEAEWKNWLWKSEGDLFMNGAFFVESGSPANLRADKLDMIPFKPGTYVTKMTKFAGALDCFVGKPC